From Brassica napus cultivar Da-Ae chromosome C3 unlocalized genomic scaffold, Da-Ae chrC03_Random_41, whole genome shotgun sequence, the proteins below share one genomic window:
- the LOC125594705 gene encoding uncharacterized protein LOC125594705, with protein MRPPGSAPLPEANKAEQEKKDPKESNHVYNERRSHGRGRGGYKGRGGRDNYSYGRGYGNHNNRGRGSSYGRGRGTFGRGQGGISKPSYSTISICHRCGMSNHWAKNCRTPKHLCELYQESLKNKNPEAHMVHDNGYDAVDDFDHERMTLWIMRLQIVLITNSTSCLIVL; from the coding sequence atgagacctccCGGATCAGCACCATTACCAGAAGCCAACAAGGCtgaacaagaaaagaaagatcccaaagaaAGCAACCACGTCTATAATGAAAGAAGATCACACGGCAGAGGCCGTGGTGGGTACAAGGGACGTGGTGGCCGTGACAACTACTCATACGGCCGTGGGTatggaaaccacaataaccgtggtcgtggttccagtTATGGCCGTGGAAGAGGCACTTTTGGCCGCGGTCAAGGCGGCATATCCAAGCCTTCTTACTCGACCATATCCATTTGTCACAGGTGCGGGATGAGtaaccattgggccaagaattgtAGAACCCCTAAGCATTTATGTgaactctatcaagagagccttaagaacaagaacccggaagCCCATATGGTTCATGATAACGGGTATGATGCTGTTGATGATTTCGACCATGAAAGGATGACCTTATGGATCATGAGACTTCAGATTGTCTTAATAACTAATTCGACATCTTGTTTGATTGTCTTATGA